The genomic DNA AAAGTGGTTGCGGTGCCGGAAGGGAAAGTGTGCACCACCATCCTGGACCTGTATAACCAGCATGCGATCGTTGTCGAACCCGCCGGCGCGCTTTCCGTTTCCGCCCTGGACTTTTTCCGGGAACAGATTCGGGGGAAAAACGTGGTCTGCATCATCAGCGGCGGGAACAACGACATTGACCGGATGCAGGAAATCAAAGAGCGCTCTCTGATTTATGAAGGGCTCAAACACTATTTCATCATCAATTTCCCGCAACGGGCCGGCGCCCTGCGCGAGTTCCTGGACGATGTGCTGGGGGAGAATGACGATATCACCCGGTTCGAGTACACGAAAAAGAACAACAAGGACAACGGCCCCGCCCTGGTCGGAATCGAGCTGAAAAACCGAGAGGATTATGCTCCCTTGATCGAACGGATGAACAAGAAGGGATTCCCTTATATCGAAATCAACAAGGATCCTCGTCTTTTCCATCTGCTAATATGATCCCCCGAAAAAGCGAAAAAAGGGAGGGCGACCGCCCTCCCTTTGCCATCTCAATTTCCGTTCATCATCATGTTGAAGCGCCTCAAAAAGTCCCGCAGGCGGTCGCTTTCCGGGTTGCCGAAGATTTTCGAGGGGGGGCCCTGTTCCACGATCCGCCCCTCGTCGAAGAAGACCACCCGGTCCGCCACCTCCCGGGCGAAGCTCATCTCGTGGGTGATCAGCATCATCGCCATCTCCCCCTCCCGGGCGATCTCCTTGATCACCCCGAGCACTTCCCCCACGGTCTCCGGATCCAGGGCGGAGGTGGGCTCGTCAAAAAGCATCACCTTGGGCCGCATCACCAGCGCCCGGGCGATGGCCACCCGCTGCTGCTGCCCTCCCGACAGGTTGGCCGGATACTGATCGATCTTGTCCAGCATCCCCACCTTCTCCAGCATGCTCTTCGCCCGCTCCTCCGCCTCCTCCCGGGAAAGCCCCAGCACCTTGATCGGCGCCTCCGTGCAGTTGCGGAGGATGGTCATGTGGGGGAACAGGTTGAAATGCTGAAACACCATCCCGATGTCCCTCCGCACCTCGTGCAGGTGCTTCTCGTCGGCGGGAACGAGTTTCCCGTTCACCTCCTTGTGCCACAGATGCCGCCCGCCCACTTCGATGGTGCCCGAATCCGGCTTCTCCAGGGTCATCAGCACCCGGGCCATGGTGGTCTTGCCGGAGCCGCTGGGACCGATGACCGCCACCCGCTCCCCGGGGTACAGGTCAAAATCGATGTTTTTGAGCACGTGATGGTCGCCGAAATACTTGTTGATCCCCCGATACCTGACGATCGGCTCCGCCTTTCGGGAAGACGGCGCCCGCTCTTCCGCCTTTGCCTTCACTTTTCAACCACTCCCTCCCGTTCATCCTTCCGCGGCGGACTTCGTCCGCTCTCCCAACCGGTTCAGATCGATCTTCCGCTCCACCCGCTTCACGAGCAGGGAGGCCGCATAGCTGAGGATCAGGAAGAAGATCCCCACCAGCGTCATCGGCTCCATGTACCGGAAGGTTTCCGCCCCGATCTCCTTGGCGGTGCCCACCATCTCCATCAGGCCGATGGCGGAAAGGTAGGGCGTCTCCTTGAACATGACGATCAGGTAATTGCCCAGGACGGGAACGACGGGGCGTATCGCCTGGGGCAGGATGATGCTCTGCCACATCTGCCGCTTGGAGAAATTGAGGGCCGTCGTCGCCTCCCACTGCCCCTTGCTCACCGAATCGATCCCGGCCCGGTACACCTCCGAAATGTAGGCGGCGTAGTGGATTCCCAATCCCAGCACCCCCGCCGCAAAGGCGCTCAAGGTGAGGCCGATTTCCGGCATCACGAAGTAGATGAAATACAGCTGCACCAGAAGCGGCGTGAGCCGGACAAACTCCACCACGCCCCCGGCGAGGCCGGAGAGGATTCGGTTTTTGGAGCGGCGCCCCAAGGCGAGAACCAGTCCCAGCACCAGAGCCAACAGAAATCCCGCCACCGTCGCTCCGATCGTCACGTGAAGGACGCCGAACAGCTTCGGAAGCACTTCCTGCCAGGTGTAATCCCACTTCCACACCATGTCAGACCGCCGCCCTTCCCGTACGGAACCGGTTTTCCACCCAGCGCAGGATCTTCGTCAGGAGATAGCCGATGACGAAGTAGCCGATCAGCAACAGGCCCAACAGCTGCGGCGTATGGCCCACGGTGTTCCGCATCTGGATGATGTTGTTGGTCATCTCGGGGATGAAGATGAGCGAGAGCAGAGCGGTTCCCTTCAGCATCTCGATCAGGAGGTTGCCGAAGGAAGGGAGCATGATCCGGAAGGCCTGGGGCAGGATGATGCTCCGCATCCGCTGGGCGGGGGTCATGTTGAGGGCGATCCCCGCCTCGTGCTGTCCCCGGGGGATGGCCAGGATGGCGCTTCGTACCACTTCCGAGCCGTAGGAGCCGTAGTTGAGGGTGAAGGCCAAAATGCCGACGAGGCCCGAGGGCAGGTTGATTCCGGTCAGCACCGGCAGAGCGAAATACAGCCAGTACAGCTGGACCAGCAGGGAGGTCCCCCGGAAAAACTCCACCACCGCGCCGGTCGCCCAGCGAAGGGGCCGCCACCGGGACAGGCGGCCGAAGCCGGCCAAAAAAGAGAAAATAAAGGCCAAAATCGAAGAATAAAGCAGCACTTGAAGGGTGACGACCATCCCCTGTACAAGGGAAGGCATGGCTTGAAACAGAATGCCGATGGCTACCACATCCTTACTTCAGCGAAAATTGCGGAGGGGCCGAAAGGCCCCCGGTCTTCAGCCCTTGCAGAGTTCCTCGGCGGTTTTATCGCCGGGCAAATTCTCCTCCGCAAAGTTGAATTGTTTCAGGATCTCCAACAGCTTTCCGCCTTCCTGCATCTTTTGAATCTCCCGGTTATAGGCCTCCAGCAATTCCTTGTCATCCTTCCTGAAGGCGGTCGCGCCGTAGCCCACAATGCTTTCGCCGTCTATTATCGGTTGTTTGAAATCCTCCACCGTTTCCACTCCGTCATCCCCCTCGGCCTTTAACACTTCCCGAAGGGCCGGGCCGGTCATGGTGATGGCATCCACCCGGCCCGTCTTCAGCATGGCCAGGGCGGCGGGCTGATCCTGCACGGTCTTGATCTGGCTTTCCTTCACACCCACCTGCTTCAAATATTGCTTCTCGATGGCTCCCTGCATCACGGCGACGGTGACATCGGAATTATCCACAATATCCTCATAACTGTGTAGGTTTTTCGGATTCCCTTTCTTCACCGCCAACGCTTGGCCGATCTTGTATTCCGGGTTGGCGAAGGCGACCTCCTTGCATCGTTCCGGAGTGATGTACATGCCGGCGGTGATGGCGTCGAACCGCTTCGCCTTCAGCCCCGGAATCAGCTGTCCGAAGTCCGTGAGGACCGGTTCGATCCTTTCGATACCCATCTGTTTGAAGGCGTGGCGGGCGATCTCCACCGCCTCACCGGTAACCTTGCCGTCCTCGGTCCGGTACGCGTAGGGTTTTTCGTTGGCAAACCCGACCTTGATCACGCCCTCTTCCTTGGCCTTTTGCAGAGCAGAACCGCCGGATCCCCCTACGTCCAGAGCGCCGCACCCGGCGGCAAATGCGGCCAACAGAGCGATCAAGGCAAACCGAATGATAAACTTCAAACCGTTCCCTCCCGATATCCGTTCCATTTTCCCGATCAATTTGGATAATTCGCGATTTGCCCATCTATTTTATCGTTTTCGGACAGAAAGGGTCAAAAAGGAGGATAAAGGGACATCGTGTTCCTGCCAAAGCCAGTCCCGCTGGTCGGGGGTGAGAAACGCGACCTTTATAAATCCTCCCGTTTCAAGCCGTATCCGTCCATATACTGACGATATACAAACATGTGTTTGCGATTCGCCGGATCAAAAAACGGCCTTCCCGCGCGGGAAGACCGTC from Planifilum fimeticola includes the following:
- the ehuA gene encoding ectoine/hydroxyectoine ABC transporter ATP-binding protein EhuA, with amino-acid sequence MKAKAEERAPSSRKAEPIVRYRGINKYFGDHHVLKNIDFDLYPGERVAVIGPSGSGKTTMARVLMTLEKPDSGTIEVGGRHLWHKEVNGKLVPADEKHLHEVRRDIGMVFQHFNLFPHMTILRNCTEAPIKVLGLSREEAEERAKSMLEKVGMLDKIDQYPANLSGGQQQRVAIARALVMRPKVMLFDEPTSALDPETVGEVLGVIKEIAREGEMAMMLITHEMSFAREVADRVVFFDEGRIVEQGPPSKIFGNPESDRLRDFLRRFNMMMNGN
- the ehuD gene encoding ectoine/hydroxyectoine ABC transporter permease subunit EhuD gives rise to the protein MVWKWDYTWQEVLPKLFGVLHVTIGATVAGFLLALVLGLVLALGRRSKNRILSGLAGGVVEFVRLTPLLVQLYFIYFVMPEIGLTLSAFAAGVLGLGIHYAAYISEVYRAGIDSVSKGQWEATTALNFSKRQMWQSIILPQAIRPVVPVLGNYLIVMFKETPYLSAIGLMEMVGTAKEIGAETFRYMEPMTLVGIFFLILSYAASLLVKRVERKIDLNRLGERTKSAAEG
- the ehuC gene encoding ectoine/hydroxyectoine ABC transporter permease subunit EhuC; this encodes MVAIGILFQAMPSLVQGMVVTLQVLLYSSILAFIFSFLAGFGRLSRWRPLRWATGAVVEFFRGTSLLVQLYWLYFALPVLTGINLPSGLVGILAFTLNYGSYGSEVVRSAILAIPRGQHEAGIALNMTPAQRMRSIILPQAFRIMLPSFGNLLIEMLKGTALLSLIFIPEMTNNIIQMRNTVGHTPQLLGLLLIGYFVIGYLLTKILRWVENRFRTGRAAV
- the ehuB gene encoding ectoine/hydroxyectoine ABC transporter substrate-binding protein EhuB translates to MKFIIRFALIALLAAFAAGCGALDVGGSGGSALQKAKEEGVIKVGFANEKPYAYRTEDGKVTGEAVEIARHAFKQMGIERIEPVLTDFGQLIPGLKAKRFDAITAGMYITPERCKEVAFANPEYKIGQALAVKKGNPKNLHSYEDIVDNSDVTVAVMQGAIEKQYLKQVGVKESQIKTVQDQPAALAMLKTGRVDAITMTGPALREVLKAEGDDGVETVEDFKQPIIDGESIVGYGATAFRKDDKELLEAYNREIQKMQEGGKLLEILKQFNFAEENLPGDKTAEELCKG